A region of the Nocardia asteroides genome:
GTGTTCGACGCGGCGGGCGTGCCCACCGCGACGGCCCGCACCGACGAGCACGGGCGTTATGTCGTCACGGATCTCGCCGAAGGCGACTACACGGTCGTTGCGCGCGGCTACCCCCCGGTGACCAGCCGGATCACGGTGAGCGGCGGCGAAGTCGCTCATGACGTGCGGCTCGGCTACGACCTCGAGGACGAGGAAACCGGAAAGACGCCGCCCATCCACTGAGCCGCTGGAAGGACGCCGGGCGCGGGCGGATCGATCACCGCTCCCGGCGTGCTCCTGCGCCGGTGGTCTCTCGATCCGACGGCATCCGGACGCGGCCGCCGCCCTCGCACGAGGATGTCCGATCAGCAGCGGCTCACTCCCGCGCCCCACGCCGCTTGTGATCGCCGAACGGTTCGTCGCGTTCCCGGACGGCCGCGCGGAAGCCCGCGGTGACGGCCCGCTCCTGGAAGGCGTAGCCCTCCCTGGTGTGCCGGGAGATGCCGTCGAAGACGGTGCTGATCATGCCGGAGTTCGCCACTCCCTGGGCGTACAGCGCCGAGTTCAGCGCCAGTTTGGCCATCATCAGCTGGTTGATCGGCATGCGCGCGATGCGCGCGACGAATTCCTCGGTGCGCGCGTCGAGTTCGTCGGCGGGCCAGGATTCGATCGCCAGGCCCCATTCGACCGCCTGTTTTCCGGTGAGACAGTCCCCGGTGAACAGCAGGCGCTTGGCGCGCTGGTCACCGAGGCGATGCGCCCACATTCCCGCCGCGGGAACGCCCCAGACCCGGGTGGGCGGATAGCCGATCTTGGCGTCGTCGGCGCAGATGATCTGGTCGGCGAACAGGGCGATGTCACTGCCGCCCGCCACCGCGAAGCCGTGCAGCTTGGCCACGGTCGGTTTGTTCGCCTGCATCAGGCTGGCGAAACCGCGATTGAACCGGCTCATCATCGCGTAGTCGATCATCGGATCCCAGGTCCGCGCCGGGTCGTGGTTGCGGCCCTGGACCACCGGGTCGACGACCGTCCCCGCCGCGTCGCCGGGACCGCCCGCCACCGCGAAACTCTGCTCGGCGAACAGGCTCAGGTCGTATCCCCCGCAGAATCCCTTGCCGCGCCCGGACAACAGGATCACGTGCACCCGCGGGTCCAGATCGGCGCGTTCGACCGCGTGCGCCAGGTCCTGCGGGGTGTCGGGGGTGATGGCGTTGCCCTTGTCCGGGCGGTTGAAGGTGATGCGCGCGATACGGCCGTCTCGCTCGTAGGTGAGTGTCCGGTACTCGCGCGCGGCGTCCGGCTCCGGGCGGCCCGTCCACGGCGAATCCGGCGTCTCCGTCCAATCGTGATACCACGCGCCCGCACCGTCATCGGCCTGGATGTCACTGTCGGTCATCGCTGTTCCCTTCGACGTCGTCCGGCACCTGTCTTCGCAGTCTGGTGCACCGACCATTTGACAGTCAACATTGACTGTGAAAATGTCGCCGTGGACGGAGGGAGACGGTGATGGCCGGAGTGCGCGAGGAGCAGAAGCGGGCGACCCGGGTTCGCATCCTCGAGGCCGCCGCCGACCTGCTGGCCGAGCAGGGATACCGGGCACTGTCCACCCTGTCCGTGCAGCGCGCGGCCGGTGTCAGCCGCGGAGCGCTGCTGCATCACTTCCCGACCATCGGCGCGTTGATCGCCGAACTGGTCGGCCATCTGGTCGCGCGAAACGAGGCGGCCGTTCGCGAAGTCGCGACCGGACTCGGCGCCGGGGCCGATCCCACCGTGCGCGCCTTGACCGCCCTGTACGAGTCGATGGCCCGGCCGGCGGCACAAGCCGAATTCGAACTGTGGGCGGCCGCGCGGACCGATCCCGCGCTTGCCGAGGCGTTGCGCGCGGCCGAACGAAAAGCCGGGCGCGACTTGCACCGCGTAGTGGACACCCTGTTCGATCCGGACATTGTCGCCCATCCGCGCTATCCGGCCGTTCGCGATCTCACCATCGCGATACTGCGCGGCACCGCGATGTCCCGCCCACTGCGCACCACCGAGCGCGCCGCCACGGCAACCATCGATCAATGGGCGCAGGCCATGAACGTCTTGCTCACACAAGGCTGATAGCAATCATCAAGCGCCGCCGTGACTCAATCCGCTGTGATGCGCGTCACTCATCCACTCGATTGTGCTGTCTCCCACACTCTCGCTATCCTGGCTGCACTTTGAGACCAGCGAGTCTCAATGCAGCCTTCGACGGGGCCGGGTTCGACCACCGCACGGCTCCGGCGGAGGCCGATTCCTGCCGGGGAGCGCCTGCGGCGCGTGGACTACCAGGAGCAAACGCCATGCGATCGAAGTGGATCTCGGCGGCCATCGGTATCACGGCGATGGCGCTGTCGTGTGTGGGACCGGGCAGCGGACCCGCCCTCGCCACACCGGACTGTCCGAGCATGTACGTCGTGGCGATCCCGGGAACATGGGAGACCACGGACCATCCGGACAACGAGCGACCCGGGCCCGGGATGCTGGCCGGAGTCACCAATGGCCTGCCGCCCTCGGTGCGCGTGGACTACGTCAGCTACGCCGCGACCGCGTTCCCCTGGGAGAGCGACGTCTATGGCGCTTCCAAGCGCGAAGCCGTGGACAATGCCCGCGGCTTGATCGCGGCGATGGCCAGGGAATGCGGTGCGACCAAGATCGCGCTGCTCGGCTACAGCCAGGGTGCGGACGCCGCGGGCGATCTCGCCGCCGAGATCGGCACCGGCATCGGCGTGGTGCCACCGCATCGGATTGTCGCGGTCGGACTCCTGTCCGACCCACGCCGCTCCCCCACTGATGCGCTGGTCGGCCCGCCGGTGGGCGGCGCGGGAGCGGGCGGCCCGCGCATCGGCGGATTCGGTTTCCTCACCCCGCAAACCCGCACCATCTGCGCGATCGGCGACCTTTACTGCTCCACGGCCTCCGACGATTTCGTGACCCGCTTCGCGGGCTTCCTGGCCCAGACCTCCTATCCCGACCCGGCCTATCTCTGGCGCTACCAGCTCGAAATGGGCGCCATCGTCGGCGATCTGATGTCCAACGGCGGACTCCCGGTGCTGCAGAGCCAGCTGTCGGAGTCGGCCAACCAGGAACGCGCGCGGCTGCTGGACGAGTTCTACCGCTCCGAGGCGCACACCGCCTACGGCAGCTACCCCGTCGGCGGCGGAGCTACCGCCCTGTCGTGGATGCACGACTGGCTGGCCTCGCTGGCCTGAGTCAGCGGGCGAGCCGGCGCGCGACCTCCCCACCCCGTCCGCGACGGCGCCCTGTGGAGGGGCCGCGGAGGTGCTGGCCGCTCAGCGACTCGGCCGTGCTGCTGGACTGCGGGCGCACAGCGCCGGCGGCCCGCTCGCCCCTCCACGCGCCGATCCGTTCGCGCCGTGCTCGTCGCACGCGGCGCGGGAGAGGCGCGTCGCGCATCGTCATCGGCGGGGCCGAGGCCGCCACATCGAGCGGGTGGTACTGGCGCGCGGGTTGCGCTGACACGTCGAGGGCCGTGTCCTGGTGCACGGCTGCCGGGTACTGGTCCGACATGGCGCGCCGACCCATTCAGCTCGGCTGAGCGCTTCGGGCCGCGTCATCGGATGCGCAGGGCCGTCAGCCGCCAGCCGGCAGAGCGGGTCCGGACGATGCGCGCCGCCAAGGCGAAACGACGACTGCCGCGGCCGTACGCGGCGAAGACCTCGGCGGTCCGCGCATTCATGAGGACCACGCTCACCCGGATCGGCACCGCCGCACCGAGAGCGCTGCCCGGCACGAGACCGGCGCCGATCAACGTGCGCACCGCGGCGACGACCGTGGCGTCGGCGACCACGGCGAGTTGTGGCACCGGTCGCCTGCGGTCGAGCACCTCGAGGACGATTCGTACCGCCGACTCGGCGAACCGGCATGCCTGCGCCCGTGTCTCATTCTCGATAGACGTCGCGGACGCATGCCCGCGACGCACCGCTCCGCGTACACCCGCTCTCGCCCGCCCGGAGCCCGCGCGCGGTCGCGGCCGGCACGGTAGCGCCCGAGCGACCGCCGGATCGCGCGGCGCGCTCCGCGCCTCGGCGCCGCGACAACTGTCCAACGGCGGCTCCGGATTAGGAGCAGGCGCCAACCAATCGCGATAATCAGTCATACGAATCCCTTCAGCCTCCGGTGGGTCCAAACCCGTGGCGACCGATTCTGCGGACACGGCACCGAAAATCGCGCGTAGTCGGCTACCCGAATCCAGCCGGGCTCGCCACCACCGGGGTACGGGAGCCCCGAGCAGCGACCACACCACCACACCGGGAATACCCGCAAACCCCCTACGGTTGCATTGGTTGCCATATCCACCAAAATGAGTCAGACTGGGAACGAAGGAGGCGTCGTGCAGTTCGGAATCTTCACGGTCGGTGATGTGACGACCGACCCGACGACCGGCCGGACGCCGAGTGAGCACGAGCGCATCACGGCCATGGTGACGATCGCGCGCAAGGCCGAAGAGGTCGGGCTGGACGTGTTCGCCACCGGCGAGCACCACAACCGGCCGTTCGTGCCGTCGTCGCCGACGACGATGCTCGGCTACATCGCGGCGCGCACCGAGCGGCTCCAACTCTCCACCGCGACGACGCTGATCACGACGAACGATCCGGTGAAGATCGCCGAGGACTTCGCCATGCTCCAGCACCTGTCCGAGGGACGGGTGGACCTGATGCTCGGCCGTGGCAACACCGGACCGGTCTACCCTTGGTTCGGCAAGGACATCCGCGACGGCATCGCGCTGGCGATCGAGAACTACCACCTGTTGCACCGGCTCTGGCGCGAGGACGTGGTCGACTGGGAGGGCAAGTTCCGCACGCCGTTGCAGTCGTTCACCTCGACGCCGCGCCCGCTGGACGACGTAGCGCCGTTCGTGTGGCACGGCTCGATCCGCAGCCCGGAGATCGCCGAGCAGGCGGCCTACTACGGCGACGGATTCTTCGCCAACAACATCTTCTGGCCGAAAGAACACTTCCAGCGGCTGATCGCGCTGTATCGGCAGCGCTACGAGCACTACGGTCACGGGTCGGCCGACCAGGCGATCGTCGGGCTCGGCGGACAGGTGTTCATGCGCAAGAACTCACAGGACGCGGTACGCGAGTTCCGTCCCTACTTCGACAACGCGCCGGTGTACGGGCACGGCCCCTCGCTGGAGGAGTTCACCGAGCAGACACCGCTCACCGTCGGCAGCCCACAGGAGGTCATCGACAAGACGCTCACCTTCCGGGAGTCTTTCGGCGACTACCAGCGCCAACTGTTCCTGATGGACCACGCGGGGCTGCCGCTGAAGACCGTGCTGGAACAACTGGACCTACTCGGCGGAGAGGTGGTCCCGGTGCTGCGCAAGGAATTCGCGGCGCTGCGCCCGGCGCATGTTCCGGACGCGCCGACGCACGCGAGCCTGGTCGCCGCCCGCGACGCCGCCCTGGAGGCGACCCGATGACCCGCATCGCGATCGTTTCCGCGGGCCTGTCCCAGCCCTCGTCGACCCGGCTGCTCGCCGATCGGCTCGCCGCCGCCACCGGCGAGGCACTGACCGCGTCCGGTGCGGATGTGACATTCGACGTCGTCGAAGTACGTGAGCACGCCCGCGATCTGGCCGACAACCTGCTCACCGGATTCGCCCCCAGTACTCTGCGCGCGACGATCGACAGCGTGTCCAGCGCCGACGGGTTGATCGCCGTCACGCCGATCTTCAACGCCTCCTACAGCGGCCTGTTCAAGACGTTCTTCGACGTACTGGAACCGGACGCGCTGGCAGGGATGCCGGTGCTGCTCGGCGCGACCGGCGGCTCGGCACGCCACTCGCTGGCGTTGGAGCACGCACTGCGTCCGATGTTCAGCTATCTGCACGCGGTGGTCGCGCCCACCTCCGTGTACGCGGCGTCCGAGGACTGGGCGTCCGCGGCGGCGGGCGGATTGCGTAGCAGAATCGACCGCGCCGCCGGGGAGTTCGCCGCCATGCTGACCACCACCCCACGAGCGCGCGCCGCCGATCCGTACGACGAGCCGGTACCGTTCGCGCAAATGCTCGGCACCCACTGAGCTTTTCGCGATCACCCGGCGCCATCCCTACCCAACTAGTTCAAAAATCAACCATTTGAGGAGAACGCCATGTCGACCACGACCACGAACACCCTGACCGCGGGCACCTGGGTCATCGACCCCGCCCACTCCACCCTCGGCTTCTCGGTACGCCACCTGATGGTGAGCAAGGTGCGCGGCCGGTTCACCGACTTCTCCGGCCGGTTGGTCATCGCCGAGGACGGCAGCGCCTCGGCCGAGGCCGAGATCCGGGTCGACTCGGTCACCACCGACAACGAACAGCGTGACGCCCACCTGCGCACCGCGGACTTCTTCCAGGCCGAGCAGTTCCCGGTGGCCACGTTCAAGTCCACCGGATTCCGGGTCAAGGGCGAGGACTTCGTGGTGGACGGCGAATTCACCATCCGCGGCGTCACCAAGCCGGTGTCGCTGGACGTGGAATTCCTCGGTGTGAACCCCGGCATGGGCCAAGGGCCGGTCGCGGGCTTCGAAGCCAAGACCGTGATCAATCGCCGCGACTTCGGCATCACCATCGACATGCCGCTGCCCGACGGCGGCGCCGTGATCGGCGACAAGATCACGCTCACCCTCGAGGTCGAGGTCGGTCTGCGGTCCTGAGTTCTCGACGGTCCCGCAGGAGTTCGGTGCTCCTGCGGGACCGTTTTTTTCCTCAGAATAGGGTCATCGGTTCGGCCGGAGCGGGGTCGGGCAGCGGGTCGATCTCGGGCAGCCGGGCGCGGACTTCGTCGTGGAAGCGACGGGCCAGCTCGAGCGAACCGGCATTGTCCGGCGTGTGCACGAACACCGTGGGCGACCGGCCTTCGCGCAACCATTCGGCGACCATGCCGACCCACGGGCGCCAACCCTCGACGGTCCGCTCGACGTCGTCGCGGCCGTGGTAGCGCACGATCGGGTATTCGGTCAGTGCGCGCATCCGGCGCTGCACCCGCGGCTTCTTCGACGCCGCTTCCTGTTCGGCCGCGCTGGTGGGCGGACCGTCGAAGAGCACGGTGGTGTCGAACGGAACCCATTCGGCGCCGACCCGGGACAACACGTGTTCGAGCCGGTGTACCGCCTGCTCGTCGGCGAAGAACGCGGGATGCCGGACCTCTACGGCGAGCCGGTAGGCGCGCGGCGCCTGACGCAGGAATCCGGCAAGCGCACCGAGATCCGTCGGGCCGAACGAGCCGGGCAGCTGCACCCACAGCGCGTGGATGCGCTCCCCGAGCGGCTCCATCGCGGCGAGGAAAGACCTCAGCTCCTCCTCGACGCCGGACAGCCTGCGTTCATGGGTGATCGGCTTGGGCAGCTTCAGTACGAAGCGGAACGACGGATCGCATTGAGCCGCCCAGGATTCCACCGTTCGCCGCGACGGCGTCGCGTAGAAGGTCGTATTGCCCTCGACGGCGTTGCACCAGGTGGCGTACCAGCGCAGTCGCTCACCCGGCGGAAGGTGCCGTTCCTGCCAAGCCGCGTGCGTCCACATCGCACATCCCACGTTCAGCCGCATGTTCTCGACGCTAACCCACCCTCCCGACACCGGAGCCGGTCGCTCACTCCGGCGGCACCCGGCCCTGCTCCGGGCTCACCGCCGCGCACGCTTCCGCGGCCGAACCCAGCCGAAGGTCAGCTCGACGGCGCGCTTCCAGTTCTCGTACTCGTCCTGGCGCAACTGCGCGTCCATTCGCGGAACCCATTGGGCGGCCAGTCGCCAATTGTTGCGCAGCCCTTCCAGATCCGGCCAGTAGCCGACGGCCAGGCCCGCGGCGTACGCGGCGCCGAGCGACACGGTTTCGGCGACGAACGGACGCAGCACCGGAACGTCCAGGACATCGGCCACGATCTGCATGAGCAGGTTGTTCGAGGTCATGCCGCCGTCCACGCGCAGGGTCGCGGCCTGGAGGCCGGAGTCGGCGTTCATCGCCTCCACCACGTCACGGGTCTGCCAGGCGGTTGCCTCCAGCACGGCTCGGGCGATGTGCCCCTTGGTGACATAGGAGGTCAGTCCGGCGATCAGGCCGCGGGCGTCGCCGCGCCAATGCGGCGCGTACAGGCCGGAGAACGCGGGCACGACGTAGCAGCCGCCGTTGTCTTCGACTGTGCGCGCGAGGGTTTCGATTTCCGGCGCGCTGGTGACCAGCCCGATGTTGTCGCGCACCCATTGCACGAGCGAACCGGTGACCGCGATCGGCCCCTCCAGCGCGTAGACCGGCTCCGGTCCGATCTGGTAGCCGATCGTGGTGAGCAGGCCGTGCTCGGACCGCACCAGCTCGCTTCCGGTGTTCATCATCAAGAACCCGCCGGTGCCGTAGGTGCACTTGGTTTCGCCGCGCGCGAAGCAGGTTTGGCCGAACAACGCGGCATGCTGGTCACCCAGGGCGGCGGCGATCGGGATGCCGGGGACCACCCGGCGGGTCATGCCGTAGGACGCGGTCGAAGGCTGGATGCGCGGCAACATCCGAGCGGGAATACCGAAGAAATTCAGCAGTTCGTCGTCCCACGTCAGGGTGCTGAGGTTCATCAGAAGGGTGCGGCTGGCATTGGTGACGTCGGTGAGGTGCAGGCCACCGTCGGGACCTCCGGTGAGGTTCCAGATCAGCCAGGTCTCCATGGTGCCGAACAGCACCTCGCCCCGCTCGGCGCGCTCGCGCAGACCGGGTACAGAATCCAGCATCCAGCGCAGCCGCGGCGCCGCGAAGTAGCCGGCCAGCGGCAGACCGCAGCGCTCGCGGATCCGGTCGGCGCCCGGCTCGCGCTCCAGTTCCCGGACCAGTTCGTCGGTCCGCACGTCCTGCCATACGATGGCGCGCCCGATCGGCGTGCCGGTGCGGCGATCCCACACCACGGTGGTCTCGCGCTGGTTCGCGATGCCGAGCGCGGCGATCCGGTCGGCGGCGACGCCGGAATCCCGCAACGCCTGCGGCACGATCCGCTCGACGTTGCGCCAGATCTCCAGCGCGTCCTGCTCGGCCCACCCCGGCCGCGGGTGATGCTGCCGGTGCGGCCGCTGGGCCACGCCGACCAGCCGGGCGCGCTGATCGAACAGGATGCACCGGGTCGAGGTGGTGCCCTGATCGATCGCCAGCACGTAACGCTGCTTCACGCTCGCCCGCTCCTCGTCGAAATCCGCCGGTCGCCGGCCGGACCGATCTCAGTGGCCCGCACCGAGATCCCGCGATACCGCGCGAGCGGCGTCGAGCACCTGACCGACCAGTGCGGGCCGGTGCCGCAATTGGGCGTCACAGAGCCGGTCCACCGCACCGGTGATGCCGATGGCGCCGACCACCAGGCCACCGGGCGCCCGGATCGGCGCCGCGATACCCGCCTCGCCCGTCCGGAATTCCCCGGTATCGCCCGCCCATCCGGCCTGCCGCACACCGGCGAGCGCCCTGGTGAGCGCGACACGGTCGATGAGAGTGCGGTGTGTGAGCGGGGCCAGTTCGCCGCGGCGGACCGCCGCGGCCAAGTCGATGTCGTAGGCGAGCAGGACTTTGCCCAGCGCGGTGGCGTGCGGCGGCAGGAGCTCGCCGAGTTCGAGCGCCTGTTCGGTGTTGTCCGGCCGGAATACGTGATGGACCACGACCACAGCGCCGTCCATCGGCGCGCCGATCCGCACCGACTCGCCCGTGCGAGCCGCCAGCGCGTCGGCCCAGTTGATCGCGCGGGAGCGCAATTCGTTCGCGTCGAGGTAGCTGGTGCCCAGATGCAGTAGCGCCGCTCCGAGCTGATACTTGCCGGTCGCCGGGTCCTGCTCGACGAAGCCGACACCCTGGAGCGTCCGCAGGATGCCGTGCGCGGTCGGTTTCGGCAGCTCGAGCGCACCCGCGATGTCGGCGACGCCGAGACGGCCGGAACCTCGGGCCAGCAGCCGTAGGACGGCCGCCGCCCGCTCGATCGATTGGATCGCACCCGGCATGTCGGGAAACCTATCCTCCAGGTGGCGATTCGACAATGTCGAACGGTTGGTAATACCTGGGCAACATCAGTGAAACCAGGTGTGAGCTGCGCCATACATCCTCCTGACCGGTCGGACGGTAGCGGCCCCGCCTTACGGCAACCAGTCGAGGCGTTCGACATTGTCGAACGGCGGCAGTATCCGGGCCCGGCATTCCGCCGTAATTTCCAGTGACACGCACGGTCGCGTCCGCGGCCAGCGGGGTGAACGGAGGCTCAACGATGAACTTCGGCTCGATCTTTCTCAGCGAAGCGCTCGGCACAGGAGTGCTGGTGCTGCTCGGGGTCGGCGTGGTCGCGAACGTATTGCTGACCAAGTCCAAAGGACTGGACGGCGGCTGGCTGCTGATCAACGTGGGATGGGGGTTCGCCGTCCTGGCCGGCGTCTACGTCGCCTACAAGACCGGCGGCCACCTCAATCCCGCGGTCACCATCGGCATCCTGTTCAGCGGCGCGGAGGAGTTCGCCCCCGGCATCGCGATCTCCGGCTCCGCGACGCTCGCCTATCTGAGCGGCCAATTCTCCGGCGCGTTCGTCGGCGCGACGATCGCCTACGTCGCCTACAAACGCCACTTCGACGCGGAGACCGACGCGGAGAAGAAGCTCGCCGTTTTCGCCACCGGTCCCGCGATCCGCGCCCTACGCTGGAATTTCGCCACCGAAGTGATCGGCACGTTCACGCTCGTCCTGGTCATCCTGACTTTCGGCCACACGCCGAGCGGGCTCGGCCCGGCCGCCGCGGCACTGTTGGTCGTCGGCATCGGCGCTTCGCTGGGCGGCCCGACCGGGTACGCCGTCAACCCCGCGCGCGACCTGGGTCCGCGCTTGGCACACGCGCTGCTGCCGGTGCGCAAGCCCGCCCCCGCGGATGCGGTCCTGGTGCCGGTGGGCGCGGGCGACTCCGGACCGGTCGCATCTCCCGAGGCCGACGCGACGACACACGGCAAGGACTCCGACTGGGGATACGCCTGGGTGCCGGTGCTCGGGCCGCTGGTGGGCGGTGCGCTCGCCGGTCTGGCCGCCCAATTCCTGTTCTGAATCCTCCTCCGCGACAGCACGTTCCGAAAGGACCTCGATGAGCAAGTTCGTCGGCGCAATCGACCAGGGCACCACGAGCACCCGTTTCATGGTGTTCGACCACAGTGGCAACGAGATCGCCCGCCATCAGCTCGAACACGAGCAGATTCTGCCGCGCCCCGGCTGGGTCGAGCACAATCCGACCGAGATCTGGGAGCGCACCCGTGCTGTCATCCAGAGCACGCTGACCAAAGCCGATCTCGACGCGAGCGATCTGGCCGCAGTCGGCGTCACCAATCAGCGCGAGACCACGGTTGTGTGGAACCGCAGGACCGGGCGGCCGTACTGCAACGCGATCGTCTGGCAGGACACCCGCACCGATCGCATCGCCGCCGAGCTGGAGCGGGCCGGGCACGGTGACACCATCCGGCGCAAGGCGGGCCTGCCGCCGGCCACCTATTTCTCCGGCGGCAAGCTGCGCTGGATTCTGGACAACGTCCCCGGGGTGGCCGCGGACGCCGAACGCGGTGACGCGCTCTTCGGCACCACCGACACCTGGCTGCTGTGGCAGTTGACCGGCGGAGTCGACGGCGGCGTGCACGTCACCGATCCGACCAACGCCAGCCGCACCATGCTGATGAACCTGGAGACGCTGGACTGGGACGAGGAGCTGCTGTCGCTGTTCGGGGTGCCGCGCGCGATGCTACCGCGGATCGCGCCGTCGGCGAACTCGGATCTGTTCGGCACCACGCGCCCCGACGGCCCGTTCGGCGGCGCGGTCCCGCTGTCCGGCGTGCTCGGCGACCAGCAGGCCGCCACCGTGGGGCAGGTCTGCTTCCGGCCCGGCGAGGCGAAGAACACCTACGGCACCGGAAACTTCCTGCTGCTCAACACCGGAACCGAGATCGTTCGGTCGCAGCACGGGCTGCTGACCACGGTCGCCTACCAGTTCGGTGCGGAGAAGCCGGTGTACGCGCTGGAAGGTTCGATCGCGGTGACCGGCTCGGCGGTGCAGTGGCTGCGTGACCAGCTGGGCATCATCTCCGGCGCGGCACAGAGTGAATCGCTGGCCCGGCAGGCCGAGGACAACGGCGGGGTGTACTTCGTCCCGGCGTTCTCCGGGTTGTTCGCGCCGTACTGGCGTTCGGACGCGCGCGGCGCGATCGTCGGCCTGTCCCGCTACAGCACCAACGCCCATCTGGCGCGGGCGACGCTGGAATCGATCTGCTATCAGACCCGCGACGTGGTCGAGGCGATGCAGGCCGACTCCGGCGTGCGACTGGATGTGCTGCGGGTGGACGGCGGCGTCACCGCCAACGAGCTGTGCATGCAGTTGCAGGCCGACTTCCTCGGCGTGCCGGTGTCGCGTCCGGTGGTCGCGGAGACCACCGCGCTCGGCGCGGCCTACGCGGCGGGCCTGGCGGTCGGCTTCTGGAACGACACCGACGAACTGGAACAGAACTGGAACGAAGCCAAACGCTGGAGCCCGACCTGGTCGGAGCA
Encoded here:
- the glpK gene encoding glycerol kinase GlpK codes for the protein MSKFVGAIDQGTTSTRFMVFDHSGNEIARHQLEHEQILPRPGWVEHNPTEIWERTRAVIQSTLTKADLDASDLAAVGVTNQRETTVVWNRRTGRPYCNAIVWQDTRTDRIAAELERAGHGDTIRRKAGLPPATYFSGGKLRWILDNVPGVAADAERGDALFGTTDTWLLWQLTGGVDGGVHVTDPTNASRTMLMNLETLDWDEELLSLFGVPRAMLPRIAPSANSDLFGTTRPDGPFGGAVPLSGVLGDQQAATVGQVCFRPGEAKNTYGTGNFLLLNTGTEIVRSQHGLLTTVAYQFGAEKPVYALEGSIAVTGSAVQWLRDQLGIISGAAQSESLARQAEDNGGVYFVPAFSGLFAPYWRSDARGAIVGLSRYSTNAHLARATLESICYQTRDVVEAMQADSGVRLDVLRVDGGVTANELCMQLQADFLGVPVSRPVVAETTALGAAYAAGLAVGFWNDTDELEQNWNEAKRWSPTWSEQQRERGYARWKKAVARTLDWIDVDE